In one window of Denticeps clupeoides chromosome 2, fDenClu1.1, whole genome shotgun sequence DNA:
- the slc25a28 gene encoding mitoferrin-2: protein MEADGFVRRRMTADTPGGDPGVAGASAGAEVRWLGSRLWGVSEGIVGSLSPRIGGGEPELQPGQLHGSPETLQHAEPDYEGLPQGSSVSTHMLAGAVAGIMEHCLMFPIDCVKTRMQSLQPAPAARYRNVMDALHRIVQTEGVWRPMRGLNATAVGAGPAHALYFACYEKLKKTIGDIIQPGANSHLANGAAGCVATLLHDAAMNPAEVVKQRMQMYNSPYRSVLDCVGAVWRSEGPAAFYRSYTTQLTMNVPFQALHFMAYEWLQERLNPGRLYNPASHMVSGALAGALAAAATTPLDVCKTLLNTQESLAFEGAGKSSIGHVSGLGQAFQTVYRLGGVPAYFKGIQARIIYQMPSTAISWSVYEFFKYVITEHQNRRRREK from the exons ATGGAAGCGGACGGTTTCGTGAGGCGGCGGATGACCGCGGACACGCCAGGCGGGGACCCCGGGGTCGCCGGAGCCTCTGCCGGCGCCGAAGTGCGATGGCTCGGCAGCCGGCTCTGGGGTGTTTCCGAGGGCATTGTGGGAAGCTTGTCGCCGCGTATAGGTGGAGGGGAGCCGGAGTTGCAGCCCGGCCAACTTCACGGGTCTCCGGAGACCCTGCAGCACGCCGAGCCGGACTACGAGGGGCTGCCGCAGGGCTCCTCGGTCAGCACCCACATGCTCGCCGGAGCCGTAGCTGGGATTATGGAGCACTGCCTGATGTTCCCCATAGACTGTGTCAAG ACACGCATGCAGTCGCTCCAGCCTGCACCGGCCGCGCGCTACAGGAACGTGATGGACGCGTTGCACCGCATTGTTCAGACTGAGGGGGTCTGGCGACCCATGCGTGGACTCAATGCTACTGCcgtgggggcggggccagccCACGCACTCTACTTTGCTTGCTACGAGAAGCTCAAAAAGACCATTGGTGATATCATCCAACCAGGGGCCAACAGTCACCTGGCCAATG GAGCAGCAGGTTGTGTGGCAACGTTGCTTCATGATGCGGCCATGAACCCTGCAGAAg TGGTGAAGCAGCGCATGCAGATGTACAACTCACCATACCGCAGCGTGTTGGACTGTGTTGGTGCCGTGTGGCGCAGCGAGGGCCCAGCAGCGTTCTACCGCAGCTACACCACCCAGCTGACCATGAACGTGCCCTTTCAGGCGCTGCACTTCATGGCCTACGAGTGGCTGCAGGAACGACTGAACCCTGGCAGACTGTATAACCCCGCCTCCCACATGGTGTCCGGCGCCCTGGCAGGGGCGCTAGCCGCGGCTGCCACCACCCCATTGGACGTGTGTAAGACCCTGCTGAACACGCAGGAGTCATTGGCCTTCGAAGGGGCTGGCAAAAGCTCCATCGGCCACGTCTCGGGCCTCGGCCAAGCCTTTCAGACAGTCTATAGGCTGGGCGGGGTGCCCGCATATTTCAAGGGTATCCAGGCACGGATCATCTACCAAATGCCCTCCACCGCCATCAGCTGGTCTGTGTACGAGTTTTTCAAGTACGTCATCACCGAGCACCAGAACAGACGGCGTCGAGAGAAGTAG